One genomic region from Chloroflexota bacterium encodes:
- a CDS encoding glycosyltransferase family 2 protein, with the protein MDRRPEPLVSVVIATYDRPVLILRAVASALAQSETRLEVIVVIDGANPAIVNALQTVGDPRLRVVELSQNVGPAGARNRGFIEATAPWIALLDDDDEWLPDKLRIQLDLATTSPARLPIVGSRLIARTPGADLVLPRRLPRPDEPMSEYLTVRHHAFHGEGYLQSSTLLAPTELFRSVPFRAGFRFDDMDWVLRATRVAGTSVTCAAEPLSIWYEDVDRPRISLRPGWRPTFEWTRSNRELFTPRAYAAVQMGLVSSMAAASGDRSAFRLIAREAFRYGRPHLLELVTFAQVWLFPQRLRHAIREVFTRRSRRYRG; encoded by the coding sequence ATCGATCGCAGGCCGGAGCCACTCGTCTCCGTCGTGATCGCGACGTACGACCGACCCGTACTCATCCTCCGAGCCGTCGCCAGCGCGCTGGCCCAGTCCGAGACGAGGCTCGAGGTGATCGTCGTCATCGACGGAGCGAACCCTGCGATCGTGAACGCCCTGCAGACGGTCGGCGACCCACGCCTGCGCGTCGTCGAGCTTTCACAGAACGTCGGCCCGGCGGGTGCCCGCAACCGCGGGTTCATCGAGGCGACCGCCCCCTGGATCGCCCTCCTCGATGACGATGACGAGTGGCTGCCCGACAAGCTCCGGATCCAGCTCGACCTGGCCACGACCTCGCCGGCGCGCCTGCCGATCGTGGGGAGTCGCCTCATCGCAAGGACCCCGGGAGCCGATCTCGTCCTGCCGCGACGACTGCCTCGACCGGACGAGCCGATGAGCGAGTACCTCACGGTGCGGCATCATGCCTTCCACGGCGAGGGGTATCTCCAGTCCTCGACGCTGCTCGCCCCCACCGAACTCTTCCGGTCCGTTCCGTTCAGGGCGGGTTTCCGCTTCGACGACATGGACTGGGTCCTGCGCGCCACGCGAGTAGCGGGCACATCGGTCACGTGCGCGGCTGAGCCGCTCTCGATCTGGTACGAGGATGTCGATCGCCCACGGATCAGCCTGAGACCCGGCTGGCGTCCGACATTCGAGTGGACCAGGTCCAATCGTGAGTTGTTCACCCCCCGCGCGTACGCGGCGGTTCAGATGGGCCTCGTGAGCTCCATGGCGGCGGCAAGCGGCGATCGGAGCGCGTTCCGGCTGATCGCCCGCGAGGCGTTCCGGTACGGCAGGCCGCACCTCCTCGAGCTCGTCACCTTCGCCCAGGTCTGGCTCTTCCCGCAGCGCCTGCGTCACGCCATCCGGGAGGTATTCACAAGGAGATCGCGCCGCTACCGAGGCTGA
- a CDS encoding glycosyltransferase — translation MRIVHYYPTAREDSGVTLALWSWARAQARAGIDVAVLHGGSSLEPDRRFSPDDDNPTPGLAESVVPHRGLGRLTRHPVALERWLRRGDILILHEGWVPSNHVAARAARRAGVPYVVMPHGVYEPAWRSYLRPPVRLREYFERRLLERAAAVHAFFDSELPGIRRLAPRASFIVLPTGFDLPDTHWAGGGGYLSWVGRYDPWHKGLDILIDALVLLPPERRPRLRLHGYDFRGGLEALRRRIADRGIGDWVDLGGVISGPAKTEFLRHADGYVHPSRWESYGIALVENLALGVPCVVSSSVHLAGDLAAYDAAILTRPDPHDLANALQRLGQDPRDIGPNGRRLVSQRLDWANIIPAFVAHTERLASQDGRTRKPA, via the coding sequence ATGCGTATCGTCCACTACTACCCCACGGCACGGGAGGACTCGGGGGTGACGCTCGCCCTCTGGTCCTGGGCTCGGGCCCAAGCTCGCGCGGGCATCGACGTCGCGGTCCTCCATGGGGGATCGTCGCTCGAGCCTGACCGCCGGTTCAGCCCCGACGATGACAATCCCACGCCGGGACTCGCGGAGAGCGTCGTCCCACACCGTGGCCTCGGACGTCTGACGAGGCATCCGGTGGCCCTCGAACGGTGGCTCCGGCGTGGCGACATCCTCATCCTCCATGAGGGTTGGGTGCCATCCAACCATGTGGCCGCGCGGGCAGCTCGACGTGCCGGCGTCCCGTATGTCGTCATGCCGCACGGGGTGTACGAACCGGCCTGGCGGTCCTATCTGCGCCCGCCGGTGCGCCTCCGGGAGTACTTCGAACGTCGCCTCCTTGAACGGGCGGCAGCCGTCCACGCATTCTTCGACTCCGAGCTGCCGGGGATCCGCCGCCTCGCGCCCCGCGCCTCGTTCATCGTCCTCCCGACCGGTTTCGACCTGCCCGACACGCACTGGGCCGGGGGTGGAGGGTACCTGTCCTGGGTCGGCCGATATGATCCGTGGCACAAGGGCCTCGACATCCTCATCGACGCGCTGGTCCTGCTGCCGCCAGAGCGCCGGCCGAGGTTGCGGCTCCACGGCTACGACTTCCGGGGCGGACTCGAGGCGCTCCGGCGCCGGATCGCCGATCGCGGGATCGGGGACTGGGTGGATCTCGGCGGCGTCATCTCCGGACCCGCGAAGACCGAGTTCCTCCGGCACGCGGATGGCTATGTCCACCCTTCTCGGTGGGAGTCATACGGGATCGCCCTCGTCGAGAACCTGGCGCTCGGCGTACCATGCGTCGTCTCCTCGTCCGTGCACCTCGCCGGCGATCTGGCCGCGTACGACGCGGCGATCCTCACCAGGCCGGATCCGCACGACCTCGCCAACGCCCTCCAGCGCCTCGGGCAGGATCCTCGGGATATTGGGCCCAACGGCCGCCGGCTCGTCAGTCAACGTCTCGACTGGGCGAACATCATCCCCGCGTTCGTCGCGCACACGGAGCGTCTGGCGAGCCAGGACGGTCGCACGAGGAAGCCAGCGTGA
- a CDS encoding right-handed parallel beta-helix repeat-containing protein has translation MIAGIGAVVIIGGLLLGASSARPPDPAAAPTAVAVASLEPPVSACTVRIQSLVDAAAPGTEVVVPACLARETVVIGKPLTLRGSAGSEIRGSDVWTAWAPSGGDWRSARAIPTFLGGGQCRSGRACQDPEQVYLDGLPLVRAQGNPAPGQFAVDQQRRVILGSDPTGHLVEVTVRDAWVVIAAPDVTVTGFSMRYAANAPQTGAIRNLDGAGRDVVTGNVFAYAHGADVALDHGNDNVISNNDIGFGGQLGVHLGGSGTPQDGRRNIVRGNRIHDNNIAGFDPEWEAGGLKATVQTGLLLQGNEVDHNVGPGLWCDIYCRGTVYRANRVHDNTYAGIMEEVSYNGLITGNVAWNNGYGKAVWGWGAGILVSSSTGTEVSNNTLAWNARTGIAIISQNRQDWPNVKPLAGINVHDNVTAVSVPNTYGEFWGEDFSGSLFSAGQNNRGSNNRFWFAYPEAGNWRFSWDGNFSSLADFERTPAEQGGSYLTDAQKDTILAAAGVPPAP, from the coding sequence GTGATCGCGGGCATCGGAGCCGTCGTGATCATCGGCGGCCTTCTGCTCGGGGCGTCGTCCGCGCGGCCACCGGATCCCGCCGCTGCTCCCACTGCCGTCGCGGTGGCGTCTCTGGAACCGCCGGTCTCCGCGTGCACGGTGAGGATCCAGAGCCTCGTCGATGCCGCCGCACCCGGAACGGAGGTCGTCGTTCCCGCATGTCTCGCCCGTGAGACGGTCGTCATCGGCAAGCCACTCACGCTGCGCGGTTCAGCCGGCTCGGAGATCCGGGGGAGCGACGTGTGGACGGCCTGGGCGCCGTCCGGTGGCGATTGGCGGAGCGCCCGGGCGATCCCGACGTTCCTGGGCGGGGGGCAGTGCCGGTCCGGCCGGGCGTGCCAGGATCCCGAGCAGGTCTACCTCGACGGGTTGCCACTCGTCCGCGCGCAGGGGAACCCCGCACCTGGTCAGTTCGCGGTGGATCAACAGCGTCGGGTCATCCTGGGAAGCGATCCCACCGGCCATCTCGTCGAGGTCACCGTTCGTGACGCGTGGGTGGTGATCGCCGCGCCGGACGTGACGGTGACCGGATTCTCGATGCGCTATGCGGCCAATGCCCCGCAGACCGGCGCCATCAGGAATCTCGACGGCGCCGGCCGCGACGTGGTGACCGGCAACGTGTTCGCCTACGCTCACGGCGCGGACGTGGCCCTCGACCACGGCAACGACAACGTCATCAGCAACAACGACATCGGCTTCGGTGGCCAGCTCGGGGTCCACCTGGGAGGCAGCGGCACGCCGCAGGACGGACGGAGGAACATCGTTCGTGGCAACCGGATCCACGATAACAACATCGCCGGCTTCGACCCCGAGTGGGAGGCGGGTGGCCTCAAGGCGACCGTCCAGACCGGCCTGCTCCTTCAGGGCAACGAGGTCGATCACAACGTGGGCCCCGGCCTCTGGTGTGACATCTACTGCCGCGGCACGGTCTACCGGGCGAACCGTGTCCACGACAACACGTACGCCGGCATCATGGAAGAGGTGAGTTACAACGGACTCATCACTGGCAACGTGGCGTGGAACAACGGCTACGGCAAGGCGGTCTGGGGCTGGGGCGCCGGGATCCTCGTATCCTCCTCGACCGGGACAGAGGTCTCGAACAACACGCTCGCCTGGAACGCCCGCACGGGCATCGCGATCATCAGCCAGAACCGCCAGGACTGGCCGAACGTCAAGCCGCTCGCCGGCATCAATGTCCACGACAACGTCACCGCCGTCTCGGTGCCGAACACCTACGGCGAATTCTGGGGCGAGGACTTCTCCGGGTCACTGTTCAGCGCTGGCCAGAACAACCGCGGCTCGAACAACCGCTTCTGGTTCGCCTACCCGGAGGCCGGGAACTGGCGGTTCAGCTGGGACGGGAACTTCAGCTCCCTCGCGGATTTCGAGCGCACGCCTGCCGAGCAGGGGGGAAGCTACCTGACCGACGCGCAGAAGGACACGATCCTGGCTGCGGCCGGCGTGCCACCCGCTCCGTGA
- a CDS encoding glycosyltransferase family 4 protein, with amino-acid sequence MSLLVVAGTLGGGLGAAAREQSGWFTRRGWRVVLAAPGDIPWMPGLDFEHHSTPIPRSARDARGMARAVADLRAIVHDVRPDVIHCHGMRPFLVARAATRHRPYVTLHGTGAMPSDPRGYARLRWAGLRLVPLLARRAYTAGVEPHPGWTFLAHASPRLQTLSRREMDRQDGPATFLWFGNLVDQKRPDLFVRAISRAADTVPVRGIMAGGGPRRDEIERLIGELRAPIELVGHIDDVQTALDRARSVVLFSWFEGVSFAVEEAMWVGRPVLCSALPSLRWLLGDSGAFADDVEAAAARIIELTDRDHAAALADRASARIRDLIAPHAPWPELDATYRRDLGAA; translated from the coding sequence TTGTCACTCCTCGTTGTGGCGGGCACGCTGGGGGGCGGTCTCGGAGCGGCGGCTCGAGAGCAGTCCGGCTGGTTCACGCGTCGGGGTTGGCGGGTGGTGCTGGCCGCTCCCGGGGATATTCCGTGGATGCCCGGCCTGGACTTCGAGCACCACTCGACGCCGATTCCGCGGAGTGCCCGCGATGCGCGCGGGATGGCCCGAGCGGTCGCGGACCTGCGCGCGATCGTTCACGACGTCCGGCCGGACGTCATCCACTGCCACGGGATGCGCCCGTTCCTCGTGGCACGTGCAGCGACTCGACACCGACCATACGTGACCCTTCACGGGACTGGCGCAATGCCGAGCGATCCGCGCGGATACGCACGTCTGAGGTGGGCAGGATTGCGGCTTGTTCCGCTCCTCGCCCGCCGGGCATACACGGCAGGCGTGGAGCCCCACCCGGGCTGGACGTTCCTCGCCCACGCGAGCCCGCGACTGCAGACGCTTTCCCGACGGGAAATGGACAGGCAGGACGGTCCCGCCACGTTCCTCTGGTTCGGCAATCTCGTCGACCAGAAGCGCCCGGACCTCTTCGTGAGGGCCATCAGCCGCGCTGCGGACACGGTCCCCGTGCGGGGGATCATGGCCGGCGGCGGACCGAGGCGCGACGAGATCGAGCGGCTGATCGGCGAGCTTCGGGCCCCGATCGAACTGGTGGGGCACATCGACGATGTTCAGACCGCGCTCGATCGTGCGCGGAGCGTGGTCCTGTTCAGCTGGTTCGAGGGCGTGTCCTTCGCGGTTGAGGAGGCGATGTGGGTAGGCCGCCCCGTCCTCTGCTCAGCACTCCCGAGCCTGCGCTGGCTGCTCGGCGACTCGGGCGCCTTCGCCGACGATGTCGAGGCGGCGGCTGCCCGGATCATCGAACTCACGGATCGCGACCATGCCGCGGCGTTGGCGGACCGCGCCAGCGCGCGCATCCGCGACCTCATCGCGCCGCATGCGCCGTGGCCAGAGCTCGACGCGACCTATCGCCGCGATCTCGGAGCGGCCTGA